One part of the Rutidosis leptorrhynchoides isolate AG116_Rl617_1_P2 chromosome 1, CSIRO_AGI_Rlap_v1, whole genome shotgun sequence genome encodes these proteins:
- the LOC139874639 gene encoding protein SRC2-like, which translates to MNDRTEIIGFRTLDLTLISAKGLKNHSVFGHRIDAYAVVSITRNRFQLPDNFQTPVDKIGGTELQWNYAMKFKVEEAPTAKQTLVIKLKGVRMFGSKKLGEVKVPIKELLEGVTNEGKSMQFVSYQLRKTSGKINGAVSFSYKLGEKFEEPVIMCYAPPMQRNLRNFSSSDGCRDCGCRDCGCHDSGCFDGCFDGGCCDGGCCDGGGCDGGCDGNCC; encoded by the coding sequence ATGAATGACAGAACAGAAATAATAGGATTCAGAACATTGGATCTCACTTTAATCTCCGCAAAGGGTCTCAAAAACCACAGTGTTTTCGGCCATAGAATTGATGCATACGCCGTCGTTTCAATCACCCGCAATAGATTCCAATTACCGGATAATTTCCAAACACCCGTTGACAAAATCGGCGGTACGGAACTACAGTGGAATTACGCGATGAAATTCAAAGTTGAAGAAGCTCCGACAGCAAAACAAACACTTGTGATTAAACTCAAAGGTGTAAGAATGTTTGGGAGCAAGAAATTAGGAGAAGTTAAAGTTCCGATCAAGGAGCTTCTAGAAGGTGTAACCAATGAAGGAAAAAGCATGCAGTTTGTTAGTTATCAATTGAGAAAAACGTCTGGGAAAATAAATGGGGCTGTTAGTTTTAGTTATAAGTTGGGTGAGAAATTTGAGGAACCGGTGATAATGTGCTACGCGCCGCCGATGCAACGAAATTTGAGAAATTTTAGTTCTAGTGACGGGTGTCGTGACTGCGGGTGTCGTGACTGCGGGTGTCATGACAGCGGGTGTTTTGACGGGTGTTTTGACGGCGGGTGTTGTGACGGCGGGTGTTGTGACGGCGGGGGTTGTGACGGCGGTTGTGACGGCAACTGTTGCTAG